A DNA window from Helianthus annuus cultivar XRQ/B chromosome 15, HanXRQr2.0-SUNRISE, whole genome shotgun sequence contains the following coding sequences:
- the LOC110911761 gene encoding aquaporin NIP1-1, with product MATGESGGAANDHHEVTLIIPKDDTKDTTPPSSSLISPQFSQKLLAELFATYFLVFAGCGAIMVNNDKNNLLGQTGIAIVWGTAVMVMVYAVGHVSGAHINPAVTIALASCGRFPWKEVPGYVIAQILASIVASGTLWLIFNEAHDHFIGNVPPGSNLQSLVMEIIITFYLMFVISSVATDDRAMGQLAGVAIGSTILLNAMFAGPVSGASMNPARSIGPALVWNKYKGLWVYILGPTIGAIGGAWAYNTMRFKPLSEKSKGASDISTMVYGVVSLFNYDLWVYLHEMLHLNKQEITPEM from the exons ATGGCCACGGGGGAGAGCGGTGGTGCTGCCAATGACCACCATGAAGTCACCTTGATCATACCAAAAGATGACACTAAAGATACCACACCACCTTCTTCCTCTTTGATCAGTCCTCAGTTTTCCCAAAAG TTGCTAGCGGAGTTGTTCGCTACGTACTTCTTGGTATTTGCAGGCTGCGGTGCCATCATGGTGAACAATGACAAGAACAATCTGTTGGGCCAGACTGGAATCGCGATTGTTTGGGGCACGGCGGTGATGGTGATGGTTTACGCAGTTGGACATGTCTCCGGTGCACATATCAACCCTGCTGTCACCATTGCTTTGGCATCTTGCGGAAGGTTTCCTTGGAAAGAG GTACCAGGATACGTAATTGCTCAAATCCTTGCATCAATCGTAGCGAGTGGAACCCTATGGTTAATATTTAATGAGGCACATGATCACTTCATTGGAAACGTCCCTCCCGGATCCAACCTTCAATCCTTGGTGATGGAAATTATTATCACATTTTACCTCATGTTCGTCATCAGTTCAGTTGCCACAGATGATCGAGCA ATGGGACAACTCGCCGGGGTCGCCATTGGATCAACCATTCTACTTAACGCTATGTTTGCGGG ACCAGTATCAGGGGCGTCAATGAACCCAGCAAGAAGCATAGGACCAGCACTTGTATGGAACAAGTACAAAGGGTTATGGGTCTACATTTTGGGACCTACGATTGGTGCCATAGGTGGTGCATGGGCTTACAACACCATGAGGTTCAAGCCTTTGAGTGAGAAAAGCAAGGGCGCATCCGACATCTCAACAATGGTTTATGGAGTTGTATCGCTGTTTAACTATGATCTATGGGTTTATTTGCATGAGATGTTACACTTAAACAAACAAGAGATTACACCCGAGATGTAA